Genomic DNA from Cydia fagiglandana chromosome 19, ilCydFagi1.1, whole genome shotgun sequence:
CGGAGAGGGCCTGATGGGTCGGTAGACATCAGTATACCTATTGCTGTCTGCGGGTGCGTGCGCTCTGCTACCTTGCAGCCGCGCCTCGGGAACTAATACTGCACCAAATTCGTAgctatacagtatgtgtctgaccatggggctttaattccagggcttgattttactcgctaaactgagctacttttactatgtgaccaaccctaaaatcggggaatttttttttggcttttccatagaaaacgtcgacatctgatcagccaaatgtatgaaaaagaaaaaataattcgggatttcggggttggtgccataataaaagtagctaagtttagcgagtagaatcgagccctggatttaaagcccgatggtcaataacaccctgtatacagttAGAATGGGCCTAAGAGGCTACTCGTACATGTCTCTGGTGGGTACCTTGAGAGCATCCTCATTGTTGGCCGTAACGTTGACGTGTCCGCTGATGTGCGTCACGGGAGACACTTTGGTATCCTTGCACTCCAGGACCTGTAAATATAACATTAACTTAACATCGatactcgcaattttattgtcaTGCAACGGATTACCTTGAATATGAGGTTTAGTAGAATAAGACAACCGGTATGGCCTAGTCGGTACCGTCGGTAGTgacagtgaccctgcctatgaaccCGATGGTCATAGGTTttaatcccggtaagggcatttatttgtttgaTGAGCAAAGATATTTGTTCTTGAGTCAGGGGTGTTGTCTATGTATAGTATttgtgtatgtaggtatatatcgtTTGTCTGAGTATCTacctacccacaacacaagccttcttgagcttaggTACAGAGGGGCTTAGTGAAATTGTGTAAGGATGTCCTAAGCATTAGTTAATAAATTTATAGCAGTTTTTGTTCTGCTTTTAATCGAATGCAACTGCTCTCGTAGTAATGTGTACCTTGGCTTCATAGTCATACTCGTCCCAGGCGGACAGGCCTCGGTTCTGGATGTAGTCATAGGCGAAACTCGGCCAGGTAGGCCCACAGCCCTGCGCTCCGAACCTGAACAGTAAGTATAATGAATTATGGAACCAGCTtccgtaggtatataaaataaaaatatcctgGACGGCCAGTGTTAACATCTATACTCGATTGTTGGTCTTCCCGTGGAGCCCGCCACGGCGAAGGCTCAGCATGTCTCCTGGACGGCGGATCTATAATCCATTACTTACGGTTTGACAGTCGCAGTCGACGAGGCACTGAGCGCTGAGCGGCACCAGATTGTTGGTCTTCTTGAAGAGCGCGCCCTCCGTGAAGGCCGCCACGGCGAAGGCTCAGCATGTCTCCTGGACGACGAGTTTTGTCATCTATACTCCAATACTTACGGTTTGCCGCAGTCGACGAGGCACTGAGGGCTGAGCGGCACCAGATTGTTGGTCTTCTTGAAGAGCGCGCCCTCCGTGGAGGCCGCCACGGCAAAGGCCCAGCAAGAAGCACATGTTGTTCCCTGATCTATGGGTAGATACAGGCACATGgatcattttagtaggtatgtacttatggTATGATCTTAAATCTtgtaaaattgtgtttttttaataaaggaCTAGAGAATCCAAAAAAGACTCCAAGTCTGACAAACATAAAAGAACTCATAGTCTAAAATATTGAATCAAGTTTCGAAAAGCTTTTCATCAAGTCAATCTTTGTtttggttgcaccaaaccgtctgccAAATGatcgcaattttatttttatcgaaagtttcatagttcacTTCTGAGTAACATTGATCAGTCCTTCCAGTGTCGCAACTGGCCCTAACTTTTATATTTAATGATACTTACAGCGCACTGGCGACACAGCACCATACTTCCTCCAATCAAACTCGTCTGGCAGCTTCTCAGACGCTGTTTTTACTTCCTTCTCCGAATACGGGAACGGGACCATTCCCTCCTCGACCAGTCCTTCAGGCTCCCTCACTCCGAAGAGCTGACTGATCTCCTCCTCCAAGCGGTCAGCGAGGAAGTTCACGCCCATCTTGAAGCTGGAGGTGGCCTGGTTGCCGGCCTCGATGAAACGGGTGGCTTGGGTGAGGAGGTTCTTGCGGACTGCCTCTTCCACTGGGTCGAGGTAGTTCCGTTTGAATTGGTCTTTGAAGCTTGAATTAAAGATCACACATTCAGTTTCATTACTCTATCTAGCGCGTTAAATCTGGttggtttgatgaaaaaaatattgtattttgtGAGAAACTTGTGTCTTTCGAATGCGACAGATACTACTCGATATAACTTACAAGAAAGACTGATACTCGTATTACAATGGTTACCTATATAGCAATTTTGTAGTAGTAAAACAATTTATTGTATATTAACTAGTACATAAACAAAGAGATAATTCTATAAATGTATACATACAAAAGCGAAGTTATCCTGGGTTCTGAGGgtacggcagtgcccccgccaagacgagcaaagcgaagcgcaagggcactaccAAATGTGACATAAATATTTCGCCAAAAGTTCAAGCATATATACACGCACCTGTCAAATTTAGGACCAATATCCCCCCCTAAAGGCAGCGAGAAGTCCTGAACTGGGTTAAACTTGGACACGGTATCAGTAATCTTGGAGAAGAAATCCGCTCTCTTCTGTCGAGGAGTCGCGTCCTCTATGGTCTTACATTGAGCCGTGTCGGGTTTAATGGCGGCGGTGGGGGGAGGCAGCACCTTGTAGGTGTGGATGTAGACGTCGCTGGCCGGACCGAGGATGGAGCTGTCTGTTGTCACGGAGTATCTGAGGAAGGAAGGTATTACTGCTTCTCATTGTAAAATTAAGTTAAGTCACAGAATCGCGCTTGCGCTGGTACGGCCATGTTATGAGAAGACCAGAGGATAACATGGCAAAAAGCGCGTTGAGCGTCATATCGGAACCATATccttttagacccagtagtttcggagataaaggggggggggggaggggttcgGACAGACAAActgacgcacgagtgatcctataagggttccgtttttttccttttgaggtacggaaccctaaaaaaagagagATCATCGGGTTGACTTTGTACTGACCTGACCGGTACTGGTCCCTCCTTCTCCCTGGCGACCAGCAGCTCATGGGTGACTGTGAGGGACTCTCCCTTCACCGCGCCATTTTCACCCGGTTTGCCCTTTATTACTTTCCTCCATAGTTCCGATTTAGCATCTCCTATAGGACACATAAAACTCTATTATTACAAATTTACTAGTTCTTAGGATCTAGGTTCCAAATTTCTTAGAAAATGTGTCAGCGCTCAGTGGCGGATTAGACCAAGTAGGCCTGGGCCTaaggcggcaagatattaggggcggcaaattgtgacaaaaaattcaatggtgataacaaaaaataactcaaaatgtagtcaatattatgggtgctgtgaaaggggcggctacagctAGGACCTAGGGCgacaaagactgcaaatccgccattGTCTGCGCTCCGTGCGAACTTCTAGTCAATTTGAACAATTGGCGAGAAGTAGCGctggaccgagaaaagtggcgctgtcttgtgacTCTTATGGCAGAGGCCAAGTCTCACCACAGAGTAAGTAAGTTCACACCACAAAACATCTCAACAACCTCCCTCAGCGAGCCTTAATGTGACGAAAATGGTCTTTCTAGCTATTTGTTTTAGTCTTAAAACATCCATTAAAGGCAAAGGAATTAGGTTTAAAGCTCCTATTTAATTCCTTTGAAATTACTTACCAACGAAAACATAATCGCTTAAGTCAGGCAGACCAGGGAAGGACTTGTGAGCAGGAGCACCCAACGAGACGACGGTGCGTGAGCAGCGGTGAACCTTACTCTTTCCTTCTTGCTCCTCACGAATCTGAAACATTGCCATTCCAAATTGTAATAATCTGGAATAAAGGAGAaataaaacacacacacacacacacacgcacacacacacacacgcacacacacacacacacacacacacacacacacacacacacacacacacacacacacacagacacacatacacacaaacacacacaccaTGCTCCTTTATTTCAAAAAGCTTTCCTCCGCCGAGTACAAAAGTAATTCCACAATCCTCCAGTACCTAAgaaacaaataggtacctattaccttATATTATTTCCTTTTGATACAATCCGTAAATTTTGGCTTTTGGGAACATGCAGACAACTTATGCTACATATCGATGACCTACCTACCTGACCTATTTAATGAATTCTAAAATACAGTCTGCTCTCATGCTCTGGCAGGTATGTAAATTAATCAGACATTCTAAAACTGCTGCTGGACATGTTAAGGTCATAGTAGAATAGATGCAACgtgatttttaataagtaggtacctacacctatATATAAAATCTCTACGACCCCAAAAATTAAGTTAGATGTCTTTTCGTTCAAACCGTAGTAAATCATTAAATGGGTGGATCATATCAACTTTTCCTGTCACTCGTTGCTATGATAACATTGATAACGTTCTCCAGGGGCcttattcgacatgtacaactgtcgaATTTCGCGTCAACTTCAATTCAACAGTTGAAGTTCATCAAGTGCGGATAgttcatttggtacaaccaataaacaaaaaacaactttgttttattattacttgaaggtttataatggtttggtttggttgtcacctaactgtggattgctaatgtcaaattttgacaagcAATGATTCGATTCAAGTTTCAACGGAAGTTCAACATGCGACGTCAAAAGTGGCATGTCGAATAAGGGCCCAGGGTCACTCTTTAAAACCTTATTTACTGGCATTTAAAACCAAACTCGCTTTTGTGTGGTACCCTtgccaaacctaacctaacctaccggGTTAGTAGAAAGTGGTTTGTGGTTTACAATTTTTGCTAGCTgacgggacagaataacaacaagaaatagttgatccacTCAAATAGCTATTGAAATAGAAGAATCTCACCAACAATATTTATGTAATGTG
This window encodes:
- the LOC134673851 gene encoding counting factor associated protein D-like, which translates into the protein MKIVLCVALCAVVVSGSPGLFGSFGDSVTSTLTKLPQSVSQRVSDVQDTIPFSDGRFDKVFGSSDEMVKSFRKQQTKSFSSLSDILPAGLSLPDLSLPTSLPIPGIPGFGLPSGSPGSSGPAPPKPKFERSLHLHEDLIVPLSGFTESFEIEWHAESDTMRKILEGGNTIYRSPKPDGKVEFLEIREEQEGKSKVHRCSRTVVSLGAPAHKSFPGLPDLSDYVFVGDAKSELWRKVIKGKPGENGAVKGESLTVTHELLVAREKEGPVPVRYSVTTDSSILGPASDVYIHTYKVLPPPTAAIKPDTAQCKTIEDATPRQKRADFFSKITDTVSKFNPVQDFSLPLGGDIGPKFDSFKDQFKRNYLDPVEEAVRKNLLTQATRFIEAGNQATSSFKMGVNFLADRLEEEISQLFGVREPEGLVEEGMVPFPYSEKEVKTASEKLPDEFDWRKYGAVSPVRYQGTTCASCWAFAVAASTEGALFKKTNNLVPLSPQCLVDCGKPFGAQGCGPTWPSFAYDYIQNRGLSAWDEYDYEAKVLECKDTKVSPVTHISGHVNVTANNEDALKVAIKNHAPTVVIVDAMAKSFIYYKSGVLNDKKCGESKPRLNHAVLAVGWGSKDDSKDAPHFILKNSWSDKWGDEGYIKIAPESCAVLERPTYSLVQQPNVDREALRSSYKD